Proteins encoded together in one Thermogemmatispora onikobensis window:
- the uvrB gene encoding excinuclease ABC subunit UvrB, producing the protein MPEFKVEAPFTPTGDQPQAIAALVEGLKKGYHMQTLLGVTGSGKTYTVAKVIEQVQRPTLVLAPNKTLAAQLYSEFKEFFPNNAVEYFVSYYDYYQPEAYIPRTDTYVEKESLLNEEIEKLRLSATRSLFERRDVLIVASVSCIYGLGSPEEYGEVVLTLRVGEERRRDKILRHLTEIQYERNDTNFTRGRFRVRGDVLEIFPAYEDVAVRVEFFGDEIERMTEIDPLTGEVLGRRQRLDIYPAKHWVTTRERLNRAIESIQAELQERLAELEAEGKLLEAARLKQRTNFDIEMLRETGICSGIENYSRHLAGRAPGEPPWTLLDYMPDDFLLVVDESHIALPQVRGMYEGDRARKQVLVDYGFRLPSALDNRPLTFAEFERQINQAIFVSATPGSYEYEHSEAIVEQIIRPTGLVDPEIVVRPTRGQVDDLVAEIRRRVEKGQRALVTTLTKKMAEDLADYLQELNIKVHYLHSEIDTIERVDILRDLRLGVYDVVVGINLLREGLDLPEVSLVAILDADKEGFLRSEGSLIQMIGRAARHVEGTVIMYADTITGSMRRAIDETNRRRRLQMAYNEQHGITPRGIRKGVKTLSERIKAMSGAEADGSQQEQGASVALAGIPKEEALRLIKNLEAQMRAAARQLEFEKAAELRDQIIEIRRAMVE; encoded by the coding sequence GTGCCGGAGTTCAAAGTAGAAGCGCCATTCACACCAACCGGCGATCAACCGCAGGCCATAGCAGCGCTCGTCGAGGGCCTCAAAAAAGGCTACCACATGCAGACCCTGCTTGGAGTCACGGGCAGCGGCAAAACCTATACGGTTGCCAAGGTCATCGAGCAGGTGCAGCGCCCAACATTGGTGCTGGCCCCTAATAAGACCCTGGCGGCACAGCTCTACAGTGAGTTCAAGGAATTTTTTCCGAATAATGCAGTAGAATACTTTGTCTCTTACTATGACTACTATCAGCCAGAGGCCTACATTCCACGTACCGATACCTATGTTGAGAAAGAGAGTCTCCTCAATGAAGAGATAGAGAAGCTGCGTCTGTCAGCGACCAGGAGCCTTTTTGAGCGGCGCGATGTCCTGATTGTGGCCTCGGTCTCCTGCATCTACGGTCTGGGCAGCCCGGAAGAGTACGGTGAGGTAGTGCTTACGCTGCGTGTTGGAGAGGAGCGGCGGCGTGATAAGATCCTGCGCCACCTCACCGAGATTCAGTATGAGCGCAACGACACCAACTTTACGCGGGGGCGCTTCCGTGTCCGCGGCGACGTGCTAGAGATCTTTCCGGCCTATGAGGATGTGGCGGTACGGGTTGAGTTCTTTGGTGATGAGATTGAGCGCATGACTGAGATCGATCCGCTGACTGGGGAAGTACTGGGGAGACGGCAGCGTCTGGACATCTATCCAGCCAAGCACTGGGTCACGACGCGCGAGCGCCTCAACCGGGCCATCGAGTCGATTCAGGCCGAGCTGCAGGAGCGCCTGGCTGAACTGGAGGCCGAGGGGAAGCTGCTGGAGGCGGCCCGTCTGAAGCAGCGGACGAACTTCGACATCGAGATGCTGCGCGAGACCGGCATCTGCTCGGGCATCGAGAACTATTCGCGGCACCTGGCGGGACGGGCTCCGGGTGAGCCGCCCTGGACGCTGCTTGATTACATGCCCGATGACTTCCTGCTGGTGGTCGATGAGTCGCATATTGCCTTGCCCCAGGTGCGTGGCATGTACGAGGGCGATCGTGCGCGCAAGCAGGTGCTGGTTGACTACGGCTTCCGCCTACCCTCGGCGCTCGATAATCGCCCGCTGACCTTCGCCGAGTTTGAGCGCCAGATCAACCAGGCGATTTTCGTCTCAGCCACGCCTGGTTCCTATGAGTACGAGCACAGCGAGGCGATTGTCGAGCAGATCATTCGTCCGACGGGGCTGGTTGATCCTGAGATTGTTGTGCGCCCAACGCGGGGCCAGGTCGATGATCTGGTAGCTGAGATTCGCCGGCGGGTCGAGAAGGGGCAGCGCGCTCTGGTCACCACCCTGACCAAAAAGATGGCCGAGGATCTGGCTGACTACCTGCAGGAGCTGAACATCAAAGTCCATTATCTGCACTCCGAGATCGATACCATCGAGCGTGTCGACATTTTGCGCGATCTGCGCCTGGGGGTTTACGATGTGGTGGTGGGCATTAACCTCTTACGCGAGGGCCTGGATCTCCCAGAAGTCTCGCTTGTGGCGATCCTGGACGCAGATAAGGAGGGCTTCCTGCGCTCGGAAGGCTCACTTATTCAGATGATCGGTCGGGCCGCGCGCCATGTTGAGGGCACAGTCATCATGTACGCTGATACGATCACTGGCTCTATGCGGCGGGCCATTGATGAGACCAACCGCCGGCGTCGCTTACAGATGGCTTATAACGAGCAGCATGGGATAACCCCGCGAGGCATTAGGAAAGGGGTTAAGACGCTTTCTGAGCGCATCAAGGCGATGAGCGGTGCGGAAGCGGATGGGAGTCAGCAGGAGCAGGGAGCCTCTGTAGCGCTGGCTGGCATCCCCAAGGAGGAGGCCCTGCGCCTGATCAAGAATCTGGAGGCTCAGATGCGCGCCGCGGCCAGGCAGCTGGAGTTTGAAAAAGCTGCTGAGCTGCGTGATCAGATCATCGAGATTCGGCG